The genome window TCGACAACGGCACCCAAGAGCCCGGAGGAAACCCCGTCGAACTATGTGATTCACTACGGTACCGAGCCTAACGCATACGGCAATAAGGTCGACGCGGGTCTCGCCGCCACCTTCAGACTACAGAATCTGACCAATGAGCGGCCCTATTTCGTGAGGGTCATGGGCTATAACGCGGATCGCAAGCTGGTGCTTGCCTCCGAGGAGATGAGGGTTATCCCCACGGCCCCGGATGCGTCCGCTTCGTCCCTGGAGCGTGCTTTTGCCCGCCAGAGCCCGACGCTGCTGGACAAGCTCGAACCGACTCCCCTCAACAGATCTCTCCGCCAGTTCGGGTATGAATTCTTTAAAAACAGTCTCGCAAGTCTTGCCGTGACCGAAAATCTGCCCGTGGGCCCCGACTATGTCGTTGGTCCGGGCGATTCCATCAGAATCGATGTGTGGGGCAGCTTCACCGCCCGCTATGAGCCGACGGTGGACCGCAACGGCGAGATCCTGATCCCGCGCATCGGTCCGGTGAAGCTCTGGGGGCTGACCTACGGCCAGGCGCGGGAAGCCATAGACAAGGCCCTGGCCCGCTACTACAAGGGGTACGAGTTGAACGTGACCCTGGGGAGCCTCAGGACCATTCAGGTTTACGTGGTGGGTGAGGTGGAAACGCCCGGGGTGTACAGTGTCAGTTCCCTGGCCACGGTGGTCAACGCCCTGGCCGCGGCCGGGGGGCCTTCGAAAAACGGGAGCCTGCGGTCGATCAGGGTGTCGCGGCCGGGAGCCGAGCCCCGGTCTGTTGATCTCTATGATATGTTTCTCAACGGCGACCGTAGCAATGACGTGAGGCTGCAAAGCGGCGATACGGTATTTGTGCCGGTGATCGGGCCGGTTGCGGCTGTTGCGGGTGAAGTGCGGCGTCCCGGCATCTACGAGCTGAAGGGCGCGATGTCGCTTTCCCGGCTGGTGGTCATGGCAGGGGGGATCACGGCGGCAGGGGATACGGGCCGTATCCAACTGGAGCGGATCGAGGGGAACAGCGCCCGGGTCGTGCTTGATTATGAGCCAAGGGGGGCGACTTGGAGGCCGAGCTTTCCCGGGTGGAGTTGAAGGACCGCGACATGGTCACCGTGTTCCCGGTGTTCGATGCCGTGCGCAAGGTGGTCACCCTGGCGGGGAACGTGACGCGGCCCGGTCCCTATCAGTTGAAGGAGGGAATGCGGGTCAGGGATATTCTTCCGGATCCGTCGGCCCTTCTTCCCGAATCGTATCTGGAGTCGGCTGAAATTACGCGGCTTGCCCTTCCCGAGTACCGCCGGGAAGTGGTCACCTTCAATCTGCGGGCCGCAATGCAGGGCGATCCCAAGGAAAATCTCCCCCTTCAGGAGCAGGACACGGTGCGGGTGTTCTCCCGGGCCGACATGCTCGAGAAGCATACGGTGTCCATCAGCGGGGCAGTGCTCAACCCGGGCAGCTATGAGTATTTCCCGCGCATGACGGTGCGCGATCTGGTGACCGTGGCCGGCAGCCCCAAGCGCAATGCCTTTCTGGGCAGTGCGGAGCTGACCAGGATCGATGTCAATGGCGACGGTGCGCGGGCGACCCGTCTGGATATCAACCTCGAGAAGGCCATGGCGGGCGATCCCGACCATAACCTCCCCCTGCAGACCGACGATGTCCTCATCGTCCGGAGTATCGAGAACTGGCTTGAGGCCAGCGACCGGTTCGTAACCCTGCGGGGCGAGGTGAAATTTCCCGGCACCTATTCCATTGCCAAGGGGGAGCGGCTGAGTTCGGTCATCGCCCGGGCAGGCGGCTATACCGAGCGTGCCAGTCTCAAGGGGGCCAAGTTCACCCGCAGGTCGGTACGGGAGGAACAGCAGCGCCGGATGGACGAGGTCATTACCCGGACTGAGCAGGATGTCTACCGCAAGCAGGCTGAACTCTCGTCGGTGGCGGCGTCCCGCGAGGAACTGGAAGCCACCAAGGCCGCCCTCGACGGGCTGTTGAGGAGTCTGGCGAAGTTGAAGACCTCCAAGGCCGAGGGGCGGGTGGTGATCCGGCTCGCCCAGGCCGAGGCGCTTGCACACAGCCCCTATGATCTGGAGCTGGAGGGTGGGGATGAGCTCTACATACCCCCGACACCGAGCGTGGTGTCGGTCATGGGGTCCGTCTACAACCCCACCTCGTTCCTGCATATTGCGCAGAGGGACGTGGCCTATTACCTGGAGCGTTCCGGCGGCGCCACCCGCGATGCCGAACTGGATGACATGTATCTTATCAAGGCTGACGGCTCGGTCTTCAGCAGGCAGCAGTCTTCGTTCGGCATCCGCTGGGACGACTATGCCCGGCGCTGGACGTTCGGCGGATTCCTGTCGTCTCCCCTGGAGCCCGGAGATACGCTCGTGGTGCCCCAGAAGCTTGAGCGAATCGCCTGGATGCGGGAGATCAAGGACATAACGACAATCCTGGCACAGGTAGCCGTAACCGCCGGCGTGATCATCGCGGCAGGCCTCTAGCCGGAATGATCACGCCGGAATCCCGCAGGAAGCTCTACACGGTTCTTCTCGCCGTCTGGGGGGGAACTATCCTTGTCCTGACCCTGATGCCGGCACCCAAGGCGGAACCGCTTCCCTTCCCCGGCTGGGACAAGGTGGAGCATGCTGTTGCCTTTGGCGCACTTGCGTGGTGTGCCGGGCGATTCCTGGTCGTGTACGGAAAATGTGTGCGCCGCTGCTGGCTCTGGGCCTTTGGCGCCACCGTGGCGTACGGCGCCCTGATCGAGGTTGCCCAGGCAACGCTGACCACGACGCGCACCGCCGAGCTGGGTGATCTGGTGGCGGACGCGGTGGGAGCCGGTCTCGTCTGTCTTCTTGCCTCCCGCAAGGGTACTGCCGGGAACAGGGAGGCATAGGAGTGATGGTTCGACACCTTATGGGGGCGATGGTTGCGGCGTCCGTTCTGGTGACGCTCACGGCAGCTACGGCAGCAGCGGAGGATATGCCCTGGTCGGGTGAATTCCTGGGCCGGGAGGCACGGACGCTCCGCGACGAGGCCGCCGCTTTCGTAACGGCACCCTTCGGCATCGATAACGGTGCCCTGTGGGGAACCCTGGCCGTGGCGGGAGCAGTGGGAGTCCTGTCGCAGTTCGACGAGGATATCCGTGACGAGGTGACAGGAACGCGCGGCCGGACTCTCGACCGGGTCACCGATGCCGGCAGTCTCGTGGGTAACCCGGTCATTCATCTGGGAGTGGCGGGTGCCGTTTACGGTGGCGGACTGCTGGCCGGTTCCCCCCGCTGGCGGGATGCGGGGCTCATGATGGGCGAGGCGGCGCTCCTGGCAGATGCCGCAACGCTGGTGCTCAAGCAGGCCATCGGCCGCGCCCGGCCCCTGACGGGCAAGGGATCGGGGACCTTTCGTCCGTTGTCATTGGAATCAGACTACGATTCCATGCCCTCCATGCATACGGCCAGCTCCTTTGCACTGGCTTCGGTCATCACGTCCACATCCGGGAGCGTGCCGGTAGGTGTCGCATCCTATGCCACCGCCGCCTTTGTGGGGTTTTCCCGCATGCAAGAGGGAAAGCACTGGGCCAGCGACGTGCTCCTGGGGGCCGCCATCGGTGAACTGGCCGGCAGGATCGTCACCCGTTACCACGCCGGCGGCGGAAATCTGGTGCTTGTGCCGGCAGTGGCGGACGGCGCTGCCACCCTTGCCCTGGTAGGGAAATTTTAGGAGGTTTTTCATGCTGTCTGCCGTCATCTTCGATTTCGACGGGATCATCGTCGATACCGAACCGCTTCACTACCGGGCGTTCCAGGCCATTCTCGAGCCGATGGGGTTCGGCTATTCCTGGGAGGCCTACGTGGAGGTCTACATGGGCTATGACGACCGGGACGCCTTCCGGGAAGCGTTCCGGGTGCGGGGCGCGGACCTGGAAGACCGCGAACTCGAAGGTCTCATCGCCCGCAAGGCGGCTGCGTTCCAAGGGATCATCGCTTCCGGCGTCACGCCCTATCCGGGGGTTGTCGAACTGATCAGGAGCATCAGGGCCAGTCGCCCCCTGGCGCTTTGCAGCGGCGCCCTCCGCTCGGACATTCTGCCGATTCTGGAGGGGCTCGGTCTTTCGAATAGTTTTGACGTCATGGTCACCGCCGACGAGGTGTCGGCCAGCAAACCCGACCCGGCCAGCTACGCCCTGGCGGTGCGGCGGCTGACAACGACCTTTCCCGATCGGCAGATCCGGCCGAACACATGCATCGCGATAGAAGACACGCCGGCCGGCATCGCCTCGGCCACGGGGGCCGGGATCGGTGTCCTTGCCGTCACCAACAGCTATCCCGCCGTGCGGCTCGGTGGTGCCCGCAGGGTCGTTGACTCCCTGGCCGATGTGAGCCTTGACGACCTGGCGGCATTGACCGGCCAGGAGTAAGGTTAGCGAGTACAACGCTTCCACCCCTCTTCCCCATGAACCGCCTTCCCGTTGACGACGTCATCCCCGACCTGCTGACGGCCCTTGAGCTGCGGAACGCCGCAGTGCTCCAGGCGCCGCCGGGGGCCGGGAAGACCACCCGTGTTCCCCTTGCGCTCCTTGACGCTCCCTGGCTGAACGGCAAACGGATTATCATGCTGGAGCCGCGCCGGCTGGCCGCGACGAATGCTGCCCGCTGGATGGCCCGCAGTCTGGGGGAGGAGGCGGGCGCCACAGTGGGGTACGCCATCCGCTTCGACCGCCGGGTGTCTGCCCGAACCCGGGTGGAAGTGGTGACCGAAGGAATCCTTACGCGCCGCCTCCAGTCCGATCCGCTCCTTGAGGGGGTCGGTGTCGTGATCTTCGACGAGTTCCACGAGCGGAGCATCCATTCGGATCTGGCCCTCGCCCTCTGCCGCGATGTTCAGGCAGGGCTGCGGGAGGACCTGCGGATCATCGTCATGTCGGCAACCATGGCTGCGGCGCCGATCGCGGCCCTGCTCGGCAACGCACCGGTCATCACCAGCGAGGGGCGAAGCCACCCCGTTGCGCTGCGGCACATGCCGCCCAACGACCGGGAGAACCTCCCCTCGGCCGTGGCGCGTGCCGTCCGGATTGCAGTGCGCGAGTGCGAAGGGGATATCCTCGCGTTCCTCCCCGGCGCCGGAGAGATCAGGCGCTGCGGCCAACTGCTCGCTGACGACCCGCCGCTGCAGGCCCCGCTGGTGGTGCCCCTCTACGGCGATCTGCCGTTCGAGGAGCAGGAGCGGGCGATCCTGCCGGTCCCCGGCCGGCGCAAGGTGGTGCTGGCAACCACCATTGCCGAAACGAGTCTCACCATTGAAGGTGTCCGCGTGGTGGTGGACGGTGGCCAGACCCGGCGGCTGCGGTATGATCCGGCTTCGGGGCTGAACCGGCTGGTCACCGAACGGGTTTCCGCCGCGTCGGCGACCCAACGGGCCGGCCGGGCCGGCCGCCTGGGACCGGGAACCTGCTACCGCCTCTGGCCAGAGCATGACCAGCAGGTGCTCCTGGCGGCAGATCCTCCGGAAATCCTCATCGCCGATCTGGCACCGCTGGCCCTCGACCTGGCACACTGGGGAGTGAGTGATCCGGCGTCCCTTGCCTGGCTCGATCCTCCTCCCGCGGGGCACTGGAGGAGGCGAGAAACCTTCTGAAGGCACTCGATGCCCTTGACGGTCGGGGGGTGATAACCGAAACGGGACGGCGCATGGCTGAGCTGCCTCTCCATCCTCGCCTGGCTCACATGCTGCTGCGCGCGGCCGAGCGCGGTCCGGCGCCTTTTGCGTGCGACGTGGCCGCGCTGCTCACTGAGCGGGACATCGTGCGTAACGCCGGGGCCGGCCAGGCCGTCGAGCGGGCCGGCTGCGACATGCTCGTCCGGGTGGAGGCCCTTGGGCAGTGGCGGCAGGGAAGAGGGGGAAGGGATCATCAGGTTGATTCTTCTGCCTGCCGGGCAGTGGACCGTGTGGCATCGCATCTTCGGCGCCTGATTGCTCCGGACGGAAAGGGGCGCGCGGTTGCGGATCCGGTCCGGGAAACGGGGCTGCTGCTTTCGTGGGCATACCCCGATCGGATCGCCCAGGCCCGCCCGGGGGGTGAGCGGCGCTATCTGCTGGCCAACGGCAGAGGGGCCCGGTTATCGGAGCGGAGTTCCCTCCACGGGGAGCAGTTGATCGTGGCCTATCTGGTGGAGCGCGGTGAGCGGGGGGACGATCTGATCCGCCAGGCGAGCGCCCTTGATCCGGCGCGGTTCCACGACGAGTTCTCCGGCGACATCATCCGCCGGCGCAGGGTGACCTGGGACGAGCGGGAAGGAAGGGTGAGCGCCCGGGATGAAGCCTGCTACGGTGCCCTCGTTCTGGAGAGCCATCCCGTCTCCGCCACGAGCGATGAACTCCGCGACGCCTTGCTGGCGGGGCTGCGCACCGGTCCGGGCATTGCGGCCCTGGGGTGGACGCCGGCTGCCAGCCAGTTCCGGGCACGGGTCCGCTTTCTTGGCCGGGTCTGCCCCGGCGACGGCTGGCCCGATCTTTCCGATGAACGACTTCTGGAAACACTCGAGGACTGGCTCGGCCCCTTTCTGGGCAAGGCCCGGAGCCGGGCCGACCTGGCGTCTCTCGATCTTTTGCCGCCGCTGAAAGCCCTGCTCTCCTGGGACCAGCTCCGCCGTCTCGACGGGGGGGCACCCACACATCTGACGGTGCCGAGCGGTTCGCGGATTCCCCTGGCGTACGATGCGGAAGGGGCTCCGACCCTGGCAGTGAAGCTGCAGGAAATGTTTGGATGCGCCGACACCCCTGCCGTGGCCTGGGGGCGGGTGCCGGTGGTGGTCCACCTCCTGTCCCCTGCAGGGCGTCCCCTGCAGGTCACGTCCGATCTGCGCGGTTTCTGGAACGGGGCATATCAGGAGGTCAAGAAAGAGATGCGGGGACGCTACCCCAAGCATCCCTGGCCCGATGATCCCTGGAGCGCGGCCCCGACCCGCAGGACCAAACGGGCGGGAGAAGGGTAGCGGGAGTGGTGGCGGCAATCAGTGGTTGGTCAGCAGTATGGTTCCGTCGGCCTGGAGGATCTTGCGGATGGTGTCCGCGGCGCGGGGGGTAGGGGCGGTGCCGATCCGATCGCCCCGGGCGCCGGGCAGATAGGATGATGTGACGTTCATGTCGCCCCGCCAGGCTTCGAAGTGGAGGTGGGGCCCGGTGGATCTCCCCGTGGAGCCGGAGAGGGCGATGGTATCTCCGGCGGAGACGGTTGTCCCTTCAGCCACCGCATTCATGGAGTTGTGGGCGTAGAGGGTGATGATGCCGTCCGGGTGCTCAAGGATCACCATGGTGCCGTAGCCCGGCCGACTGCCCGCAAAGGCCACGCGCCCCGGTGCGATGGCCCTGACCGGGGTCCCCTCGGGCACGGCGATGTCAATGCCCCGGTGTTCGCGCATGGTGCCGTCGATGGGATCGTGGCGCAGCCCCACCAGGGAGGTTATCCTCCCCTGGACCGGAGGCGCCGCGGATGCGTCTGGCGGGAACGGGGTGGTCGGGCTGATTGCGGGAGATGCCCCGGTGATGCCGGTCGCCCGCAGGTGGTGCGGAACAGTGCGGCGGGTGACGGGCCGGGCTGCCTTTTTTTCGCGCAGATAGAGCGACGCCTTGCCGTTCATGGGGGCGTCGGTGAAACATTCCACGCCGTCCGCATCCACGAACCGGTAAATGTCGGCCCGTGACCGTTCGGGAGCAGTCACCCCCACCAGCGCAGCGAGCATGATGATACGCACCGTGTGTCCCTGGATCATGATGGCCTCCACTATACCTATCGGCCGGGAACAAGACAAGTTTAACCGGGCGTTGACCGTTTGCCGCTAAAGCCGGGTGCAGTGCTGTCCGGGTTTGGTTCCTTGCCTGGAGTGGCTGATGGCCGGAAGAAAGCGCGGAGCTACCCTGCAAACCATGCCGCTGAAACGGACTTTCGGGCATTTGTGCCCATTTGGTGTGCAGAGGGTATCTTGAAGTGCCTTTATTTTGTGCCACATTTTCCCCGTTTTCTTTCCGATGCCAAGCCATTCTCTTTAATATGCCGAATTTACCAATGGTTTGTATTTTTCTTTCTTCGTGGGCAGACTATTTGCTTTTATATCTTCACCAAAGACGCCGGGGGGATACGCCTTGCTTTTTGGGGGTGGTAAACCTATAATCCTCCAACTTTTCAACTATCCCAAGGGGGTGATGTGTCTTGAAAAAAGTCGAAGCGATTATCAAGCCGTTCAAGCTGGATGAAGTGAAGGAAGCGCTCAACGAAATAGGCATTCAGGGA of Geobacter anodireducens contains these proteins:
- a CDS encoding phosphoesterase; this translates as MVRHLMGAMVAASVLVTLTAATAAAEDMPWSGEFLGREARTLRDEAAAFVTAPFGIDNGALWGTLAVAGAVGVLSQFDEDIRDEVTGTRGRTLDRVTDAGSLVGNPVIHLGVAGAVYGGGLLAGSPRWRDAGLMMGEAALLADAATLVLKQAIGRARPLTGKGSGTFRPLSLESDYDSMPSMHTASSFALASVITSTSGSVPVGVASYATAAFVGFSRMQEGKHWASDVLLGAAIGELAGRIVTRYHAGGGNLVLVPAVADGAATLALVGKF
- a CDS encoding HAD family hydrolase; translation: MLSAVIFDFDGIIVDTEPLHYRAFQAILEPMGFGYSWEAYVEVYMGYDDRDAFREAFRVRGADLEDRELEGLIARKAAAFQGIIASGVTPYPGVVELIRSIRASRPLALCSGALRSDILPILEGLGLSNSFDVMVTADEVSASKPDPASYALAVRRLTTTFPDRQIRPNTCIAIEDTPAGIASATGAGIGVLAVTNSYPAVRLGGARRVVDSLADVSLDDLAALTGQE
- a CDS encoding peptidase M23: MIQGHTVRIIMLAALVGVTAPERSRADIYRFVDADGVECFTDAPMNGKASLYLREKKAARPVTRRTVPHHLRATGITGASPAISPTTPFPPDASAAPPVQGRITSLVGLRHDPIDGTMREHRGIDIAVPEGTPVRAIAPGRVAFAGSRPGYGTMVILEHPDGIITLYAHNSMNAVAEGTTVSAGDTIALSGSTGRSTGPHLHFEAWRGDMNVTSSYLPGARGDRIGTAPTPRAADTIRKILQADGTILLTNH